In the genome of Pseudarthrobacter sp. IC2-21, one region contains:
- a CDS encoding penicillin-binding protein 2 yields MAQTTRKAKAVKAPNATKRLRLGLGIMLTLLLVVGGKLFMVQGLDIGGMAAAALDYRMRQTSLPAERGSILDANGTVLANSVIRYNVVVDQTVNTKTETFKRLAKVDGKDKLVDVSREQGLNELASVLGMDLDAVRNAVTGQQRYYIVAKDLKPDLEDRVSNLQIPGIVTEGVSKRVYPNGSIAGGIIGFLQDGGTGQAGIEQTQDALLRGEDGKRLFEIGADGLRIPVGVDELTPPKDGKDVKLTLNSDLQYFAQQAIQSQSDKLGAEWGSILVMDVKTGNIVAMADTNAPDPNDPGRVAAKDRGVRTVTAAYEPGSVQKMITASALIEEGKSSPLDTFTLPPSYTIDGQTFTDAFTHGTEERTLAGILGYSMNTGTVAAGSRLSKEQRYDWLRKFGIGEAPDIGLPATGSGILAPADQWDSRQQYTVLFGQGVSQSTLQTVRAFQTIANNGVMLQPRLIDSYVSADGTEEKVAPQPSRQVVSDNTARQVRDILESAVTEGQIKDAAIDGYRVGAKTGTSESPCDDGKSGFCGYTASMVGMAPMDDPRFIVEVVLQRPKGSIYGITNGPVFRSVMSQTLRTFNVQPSTGEPARLPQFAK; encoded by the coding sequence GTGGCGCAGACAACCCGTAAGGCAAAGGCTGTCAAGGCGCCGAACGCCACCAAGCGATTGCGCCTCGGCCTGGGAATCATGCTGACCCTGCTGCTGGTGGTGGGCGGCAAACTCTTTATGGTCCAGGGCCTCGATATTGGCGGGATGGCGGCAGCCGCCCTCGACTATCGCATGCGGCAAACATCACTGCCTGCCGAGCGCGGCAGCATCCTGGACGCCAACGGCACAGTCCTTGCCAACAGCGTGATCCGCTACAACGTTGTGGTGGACCAGACGGTCAACACCAAGACGGAGACGTTCAAAAGGCTCGCCAAGGTAGACGGCAAGGACAAACTGGTCGACGTGTCGCGGGAGCAGGGGCTCAACGAACTGGCCTCCGTCCTGGGCATGGACCTGGACGCCGTCCGGAACGCGGTCACGGGCCAACAGCGCTACTACATCGTGGCCAAGGACCTGAAACCGGATCTCGAGGACAGGGTCTCCAACCTGCAAATCCCCGGCATCGTCACCGAGGGCGTCAGCAAGCGCGTTTATCCGAACGGATCGATCGCCGGCGGAATCATCGGCTTCCTGCAGGACGGCGGCACCGGCCAGGCCGGCATTGAGCAGACCCAGGACGCGCTGCTGCGCGGCGAGGACGGCAAACGGCTCTTCGAAATCGGTGCCGACGGCCTCAGGATCCCTGTGGGTGTGGACGAACTGACACCGCCGAAGGACGGCAAGGACGTCAAGCTCACCCTGAACTCGGATCTCCAGTACTTCGCCCAGCAGGCCATCCAAAGCCAAAGCGACAAGCTCGGTGCCGAATGGGGCAGCATCCTGGTGATGGATGTCAAGACGGGCAACATCGTGGCCATGGCCGACACCAACGCCCCCGACCCTAACGACCCCGGCAGGGTGGCCGCCAAGGACCGCGGAGTCCGCACGGTGACGGCTGCCTACGAACCGGGCTCCGTGCAAAAGATGATCACCGCCTCGGCGCTCATCGAGGAAGGAAAGTCCAGCCCGCTGGACACCTTCACGCTCCCGCCCTCCTACACAATCGACGGCCAGACGTTCACGGACGCCTTCACCCACGGGACCGAGGAACGCACGCTCGCCGGCATCCTGGGGTACTCCATGAACACGGGCACCGTGGCGGCCGGCTCCCGGCTGAGCAAGGAGCAACGCTACGACTGGCTGCGGAAATTCGGCATTGGCGAGGCACCGGACATCGGACTCCCTGCCACCGGGTCCGGCATCCTTGCGCCCGCGGACCAGTGGGACAGCCGCCAGCAGTACACCGTGCTCTTCGGACAGGGCGTCTCACAATCCACCCTGCAGACCGTCCGCGCCTTCCAGACCATCGCCAATAATGGCGTGATGCTTCAGCCGCGCCTGATCGACTCCTACGTTTCCGCGGACGGCACCGAAGAAAAAGTGGCTCCGCAGCCTTCGCGGCAGGTGGTGTCGGACAACACGGCCCGGCAGGTCCGGGACATCCTGGAAAGCGCCGTGACCGAAGGCCAGATCAAGGACGCCGCCATTGACGGCTACCGCGTGGGAGCCAAGACCGGCACGTCCGAGTCCCCGTGCGACGACGGCAAATCCGGGTTCTGCGGCTACACGGCCTCCATGGTGGGGATGGCGCCGATGGACGATCCGCGGTTTATTGTTGAGGTGGTCCTGCAGCGTCCCAAGGGCAGCATCTACGGCATCACCAACGGTCCGGTCTTCCGGTCGGTCATGAGCCAGACGCTGCGCACCTTCAACGTCCAGCCGTCCACCGGCGAACCGGCCAGGCTGCCGCAGTTCGCTAAGTAA
- a CDS encoding UDP-N-acetylmuramoyl-L-alanyl-D-glutamate--2,6-diaminopimelate ligase, whose product MSEQNAPGSHTGPAGESAASRFRPSAVAAVRLAGIGEAIGVQVPGASAAVSVTGISLNSRTVERGDLYVALPGGSRHGADFAGQAVERGAVAVLTDDAGARLLALSADTAVPVLVVDSPRNVVGPLSAMIYRSQPPAGHPPRLFGVTGTNGKTTTTYFLNSLLRALGQRAGLIGTIEILAGGEPIPSLLTTPESTDVHGLLALMRERGLDAASMEVSSHAISFQRVDGVVFDVAGFTNLTQDHLDLHGTMDDYFATKAELFTSRRARAAVVMVDDEWGRRLAAAAGIPVTTVASAPGNGPADWTVTSTAPRGLGTEFTLSGPDEARLKIHTALPGAFNVANAALASVMVLASGVETAALQTALDSHDPFTVAVPGRMQLVAEEPAAVVDFAHNTDALARALEAVRSPLPGSRVIVVFGATGQRDQGKRPAMGAIAAQLADVVIVTDDDPHDEDAQAIRADVLAGARAAQEQGALTCVIEEIHPRAAAINRAAELARRQDTILVAGRGHEVWQEVKGVNLPLDDRVELRNALTARGFTVLQDERIES is encoded by the coding sequence TTGTCAGAGCAGAACGCACCAGGCAGTCATACCGGGCCGGCGGGGGAGTCCGCCGCCTCCCGGTTCAGGCCATCGGCGGTGGCTGCAGTCCGACTGGCCGGCATCGGGGAGGCCATCGGCGTGCAGGTGCCGGGTGCATCGGCTGCCGTAAGCGTCACGGGAATCTCGCTCAATTCACGCACGGTGGAACGTGGCGACCTCTACGTCGCCCTGCCGGGTGGTTCCCGCCACGGAGCGGACTTCGCCGGCCAGGCCGTGGAGCGGGGCGCCGTGGCCGTCCTGACCGACGACGCCGGCGCCCGGCTGCTGGCACTTTCCGCCGACACCGCGGTCCCCGTGCTTGTGGTGGACAGTCCCCGCAACGTAGTGGGTCCTTTGTCCGCCATGATCTACCGGAGCCAGCCTCCCGCCGGACACCCGCCCCGCCTGTTCGGGGTCACGGGCACAAACGGCAAGACCACCACCACGTATTTCCTCAACTCCCTCCTTCGCGCGCTGGGACAACGGGCCGGCCTGATCGGAACCATCGAAATACTCGCCGGCGGGGAGCCCATCCCCAGCCTCCTCACGACGCCCGAGTCAACGGACGTGCACGGCCTCCTGGCGCTCATGCGGGAGCGCGGCCTGGATGCGGCCTCCATGGAAGTGTCCTCCCACGCCATCTCCTTCCAGCGCGTCGACGGGGTGGTCTTCGACGTCGCCGGGTTCACCAACCTGACCCAGGACCACCTGGACCTGCACGGCACCATGGACGACTACTTCGCCACCAAGGCCGAACTCTTCACGTCCCGCCGTGCCCGCGCCGCCGTGGTGATGGTCGACGACGAATGGGGCCGCAGGCTTGCCGCCGCGGCCGGGATTCCGGTCACGACCGTCGCGTCTGCCCCCGGCAACGGTCCCGCCGACTGGACAGTCACCTCGACGGCGCCCCGCGGGCTGGGCACCGAATTCACCCTCAGCGGTCCGGACGAGGCCCGGCTGAAGATCCACACCGCGTTGCCCGGCGCCTTCAACGTCGCCAACGCGGCACTGGCCAGCGTGATGGTCCTGGCCAGCGGAGTGGAAACCGCCGCTCTGCAGACCGCCCTGGACAGCCATGATCCCTTCACCGTTGCGGTGCCCGGCCGTATGCAGCTCGTCGCCGAGGAGCCCGCCGCCGTCGTCGATTTCGCGCACAACACCGACGCGCTGGCCCGCGCGCTCGAGGCTGTCCGGTCACCTCTTCCCGGCTCCCGGGTGATCGTTGTTTTCGGTGCCACCGGGCAGCGGGACCAAGGCAAGCGCCCTGCCATGGGAGCCATCGCAGCACAGCTCGCCGACGTTGTGATCGTCACGGATGACGATCCCCATGACGAGGACGCACAGGCCATCCGCGCTGACGTGCTGGCGGGTGCCAGGGCCGCGCAGGAACAGGGCGCCCTCACGTGCGTCATCGAGGAAATCCACCCCCGGGCGGCGGCCATCAACCGTGCCGCCGAGCTGGCCCGGCGGCAGGACACCATCCTCGTTGCCGGCCGCGGCCACGAGGTCTGGCAAGAGGTCAAGGGCGTCAACCTCCCCCTCGACGACCGGGTGGAACTCCGGAACGCCTTGACAGCCAGGGGATTCACGGTTCTCCAAGACGAGCGGATAGAGTCCTAG
- a CDS encoding UDP-N-acetylmuramoyl-tripeptide--D-alanyl-D-alanine ligase, with product MIAFTAAEIAEITNGRLDADPGITPQSVVTDSRDAVPGALYVAKPGEHADGHDFVAAAFSQGAVLALAERPVPGPNGTNYPTVLVQDAVLAMGALAAEAVRRIRAVRASAGESLTVIGITGSAGKTTTKDLLAGILSTQGNTVAPQGSYNGEVGVPLTVFRADAGTRFLVIEMGATGIGHIRYLADMVKPDIGVVLGVGTAHAGEFGGVENIVLAKGELVEALAPTGTAVLNLDDDRVAGMRPRTVAAVLGFSAEDRPDAAVRAVNPDTNSAGNPEFDLVLPGSDAGLHVSSGLIGAHHTGNLLAAAAAAHAAGVPGTDIAASLAGQSAASRWRMERTERPDGVTVINDAYNANPESMRAALRTLADLGRGRRTWAVLGAMLELGPDSIREHTAVGTQVVRLNISRLVVVGREARALYVSAVQEGSWGDECVFAENVEEAYSLLDAELEPGDLVLFKSSNSVGLRHLGDRIALPPQSTEPAEERSELL from the coding sequence ATGATTGCATTTACTGCGGCGGAAATCGCCGAAATCACAAACGGCCGCCTGGACGCCGATCCGGGGATCACCCCGCAATCGGTGGTCACCGATTCGCGCGACGCCGTGCCCGGGGCGCTTTACGTCGCGAAACCCGGTGAACACGCGGACGGGCACGACTTCGTGGCGGCCGCTTTCAGCCAAGGTGCCGTGCTGGCCCTCGCGGAGCGACCTGTTCCCGGGCCCAACGGAACGAACTATCCGACAGTACTGGTCCAGGACGCGGTCCTCGCCATGGGTGCCCTGGCCGCCGAAGCCGTCCGCCGCATCCGCGCGGTCCGGGCGTCGGCCGGCGAATCCCTGACAGTCATCGGCATCACCGGCTCGGCCGGAAAGACCACAACGAAGGACCTGCTCGCCGGGATCCTCTCAACCCAAGGCAACACCGTGGCCCCTCAGGGCTCCTACAACGGCGAGGTCGGCGTGCCGCTCACGGTCTTCCGGGCGGACGCCGGGACCCGCTTCCTGGTCATCGAAATGGGTGCCACCGGCATCGGCCACATCCGCTACCTGGCTGACATGGTCAAGCCGGACATCGGAGTGGTCCTGGGCGTTGGCACCGCCCACGCAGGGGAGTTCGGCGGCGTCGAAAATATCGTGCTCGCCAAGGGCGAACTGGTGGAGGCACTCGCGCCCACCGGCACAGCCGTGCTGAACCTCGACGACGACCGGGTGGCAGGCATGCGTCCGCGCACCGTCGCAGCGGTGCTGGGTTTCTCCGCGGAGGACCGTCCCGACGCGGCAGTGCGGGCAGTCAACCCGGACACCAACAGTGCCGGAAACCCGGAATTCGACCTCGTCCTTCCCGGCAGCGATGCCGGCCTCCACGTGAGCAGCGGACTGATCGGTGCCCACCACACCGGCAATCTCCTGGCGGCAGCCGCAGCAGCGCACGCAGCCGGTGTGCCGGGCACGGACATCGCAGCGTCCCTGGCCGGCCAGTCAGCAGCCAGCCGCTGGCGGATGGAACGCACGGAACGCCCGGACGGGGTTACCGTCATCAACGACGCCTACAACGCCAACCCCGAGTCCATGCGCGCCGCCCTGCGCACCCTGGCAGACCTGGGGCGCGGACGCCGCACCTGGGCCGTGCTGGGAGCCATGCTGGAGCTGGGGCCGGATTCCATCCGTGAGCACACAGCCGTAGGAACCCAAGTGGTCCGGCTCAACATTTCGCGGCTGGTGGTGGTTGGCCGCGAGGCACGCGCCCTCTATGTTTCCGCAGTCCAGGAAGGCTCCTGGGGCGACGAATGTGTGTTCGCCGAAAACGTCGAGGAAGCCTACTCGCTCCTTGATGCCGAGCTGGAACCCGGTGACCTGGTGCTCTTCAAGTCCTCCAACAGCGTCGGGCTTCGGCATTTGGGTGATCGGATAGCATTACCCCCACAATCCACGGAACCTGCCGAAGAAAGGAGCGAGCTGCTGTGA
- the mraY gene encoding phospho-N-acetylmuramoyl-pentapeptide-transferase, with product MIALLIGAGLALLFALVGTPLFIRLLVRKSYGQFIRDDGPTSHHTKRGTPTMGGTVVVGAVLLSYGLTHLIMWLMNPASAGPSASALILLFLMVGMGLVGFLDDFIKISRQRSLGLDAKAKLILQAAVGIAFAILALNFPDPQGLTPASTKISLVRDIPWLDLAFGGTVIGAILFVLWSNLIVTAATNGVNLTDGLDGLAAGAAVMVFGAYTLMGIWQNNQACGSPRETGSGCYTVRDPLDLALLAAILSAALVGFLWWNTSPAKIFMGDTGSLAIGGAIAGFAILSRTELLLGIVGGLFVLITLSVIIQVGYFKLSGGKRVFKMAPLQHHFELKGWAEVTVVVRFWILGGLFVAVGLGVFYAEWVVLL from the coding sequence GTGATTGCACTTTTGATCGGCGCGGGACTTGCCCTGCTGTTCGCCCTGGTGGGAACCCCCCTGTTTATCCGCCTCCTTGTCCGCAAAAGCTACGGGCAGTTCATCCGCGATGACGGACCCACATCCCATCACACCAAACGCGGCACGCCCACCATGGGCGGAACCGTGGTGGTGGGAGCAGTGCTCCTCAGCTACGGCCTGACCCACCTGATCATGTGGCTGATGAACCCGGCGTCCGCCGGACCGTCGGCGTCGGCCCTGATCCTCCTGTTCCTCATGGTCGGCATGGGGCTGGTCGGCTTCCTCGATGACTTCATCAAGATCTCGCGCCAACGCAGCCTTGGCCTGGACGCGAAAGCCAAACTCATCCTTCAGGCGGCGGTGGGCATCGCCTTCGCCATCCTCGCCCTGAACTTCCCCGATCCCCAGGGCCTGACCCCGGCGTCGACAAAAATTTCCCTGGTCCGCGACATCCCCTGGCTGGACCTGGCCTTCGGCGGCACGGTCATCGGCGCCATCCTGTTCGTCCTCTGGTCCAACCTGATCGTGACGGCAGCTACCAACGGCGTGAACCTCACGGACGGGCTGGACGGGCTGGCCGCCGGCGCCGCTGTGATGGTGTTCGGCGCCTACACCCTGATGGGAATCTGGCAGAACAACCAGGCCTGCGGATCGCCGCGCGAAACCGGAAGCGGCTGCTACACCGTCCGCGATCCCCTGGACCTGGCACTCCTGGCGGCAATCCTCAGCGCCGCCCTGGTGGGCTTCCTCTGGTGGAACACTTCGCCGGCCAAAATCTTCATGGGCGACACCGGCTCCCTCGCCATCGGCGGCGCCATTGCCGGCTTCGCCATCCTCTCCCGCACCGAACTGCTCCTGGGCATCGTCGGCGGCCTGTTCGTGCTGATCACCCTCTCGGTGATCATCCAGGTGGGCTACTTCAAATTATCCGGCGGCAAACGTGTCTTCAAGATGGCACCGCTGCAGCACCACTTCGAACTCAAGGGCTGGGCTGAGGTGACCGTGGTTGTCCGCTTCTGGATCCTGGGCGGCCTCTTCGTCGCCGTCGGCCTGGGTGTCTTCTACGCAGAATGGGTTGTGCTCCTGTGA
- the murD gene encoding UDP-N-acetylmuramoyl-L-alanine--D-glutamate ligase yields MGCAPVTVSPRLQNLVSWDSDWAGLRVVVTGIGVSGFAAADTLIELGARVVVVDAATTDTAKAHADTLKIVGAVDVLLGEEAVSRVPKIEGSFPDLIVTSPGWRPDQALLAAAARAHIPVWGDVELAWRLRVREGHKTPDWLTITGTNGKTTTVGLTASMLQAAGLKAIAVGNVGTPILDALRDPVEYDVFAVELSSFQLHWAESLSPVASVCLNVAEDHVDWHGSYNSYLADKAKVYARTQKACIYNAEQIETERMVEDADVVEGCRAVGFTTLTPAISMLGVVDGLLVDRAFIEQRKDSAAELASMTDLGQFAPRHMVANALAAAALVRAYGVDTEAVRQGIQDYVPGNHRIQPVARVNGVLWVNDSKATNPHAAAASLTAFEKVIWIAGGLSKGVSYDDLVRDQAGRLKAVVLIGVDTAPLADALQRHAPDVPVIIASAGDTENMQTAVTGGANAGDSPVPGEHVMSRAVASAAQLAVSGDTVLMAPAAASMDQFSSYAHRGNAFIEAVRELVEGQAQTGEE; encoded by the coding sequence ATGGGTTGTGCTCCTGTGACTGTTTCCCCGCGCCTGCAGAACCTGGTCAGCTGGGACTCGGACTGGGCCGGCCTGCGCGTTGTTGTCACCGGAATCGGTGTGTCGGGCTTCGCCGCAGCGGACACCCTCATTGAACTCGGGGCCCGCGTGGTGGTGGTCGACGCCGCCACCACCGACACCGCGAAGGCCCACGCGGACACCCTGAAGATTGTCGGCGCCGTGGACGTGCTCCTTGGCGAGGAGGCCGTCAGCAGGGTTCCCAAGATTGAAGGAAGCTTCCCCGACCTCATCGTCACCTCGCCGGGCTGGCGTCCCGACCAGGCGCTCCTCGCCGCCGCCGCACGCGCGCACATCCCGGTCTGGGGCGACGTCGAACTCGCCTGGCGGCTGCGGGTGCGTGAAGGACACAAGACCCCCGACTGGCTGACGATCACCGGCACAAACGGCAAGACCACCACGGTCGGACTGACGGCCTCAATGCTGCAGGCCGCAGGACTGAAGGCGATTGCCGTCGGCAACGTGGGCACACCCATCCTGGATGCCCTCCGCGACCCGGTGGAGTATGACGTGTTCGCCGTTGAACTCTCCAGCTTCCAGCTGCACTGGGCGGAATCCCTCTCGCCCGTCGCCAGCGTGTGCCTGAACGTGGCAGAAGACCACGTTGACTGGCACGGTTCCTACAACTCCTACCTGGCCGACAAAGCAAAGGTCTATGCCCGCACGCAGAAGGCCTGCATCTACAACGCCGAGCAGATCGAAACCGAACGCATGGTGGAGGACGCCGACGTGGTTGAAGGCTGCCGGGCCGTCGGCTTCACCACGCTCACCCCGGCCATCAGCATGCTGGGCGTGGTGGACGGACTCCTCGTGGACCGGGCCTTCATCGAGCAGCGCAAGGACAGTGCCGCCGAGCTCGCGTCGATGACGGACCTGGGGCAGTTCGCCCCCCGCCACATGGTGGCCAACGCCCTGGCAGCTGCCGCACTGGTGCGCGCCTACGGGGTGGACACGGAGGCGGTCCGCCAAGGCATCCAGGACTACGTGCCGGGCAACCACCGCATCCAGCCCGTTGCCCGGGTGAACGGTGTTCTTTGGGTCAATGATTCCAAGGCCACCAACCCCCACGCAGCGGCCGCATCACTGACGGCATTCGAGAAGGTCATCTGGATCGCGGGAGGACTCTCCAAGGGAGTCAGCTACGACGACCTGGTCCGCGATCAGGCGGGCAGGCTCAAAGCGGTGGTGCTCATCGGCGTCGACACCGCCCCCCTTGCCGATGCCCTGCAGCGACACGCGCCCGATGTCCCGGTGATCATCGCTTCGGCGGGCGACACTGAAAATATGCAGACTGCCGTAACGGGCGGAGCCAACGCGGGCGACTCTCCGGTTCCGGGGGAGCACGTGATGTCCCGGGCCGTTGCGTCAGCAGCGCAGCTGGCCGTATCGGGCGACACCGTGCTGATGGCACCGGCGGCTGCTTCCATGGATCAGTTCTCTTCCTATGCTCACCGCGGTAACGCCTTTATCGAAGCTGTCCGCGAGCTGGTGGAAGGGCAGGCCCAGACCGGCGAGGAGTAA
- the ftsW gene encoding putative lipid II flippase FtsW, whose amino-acid sequence MVSTPTRPNAAKPRTGKPAPRPAPGSTVSRPTLPARIKGWYRGFWSALEGNGTSRNGSTYYLILGSTLALTAIGIMMVLSASSVESIAAGKSPYGDALKQGMFAAIGIFVMFVLSRINVVWLKRLAWPAVGVALMLLVLVQVVGDEVNGNKNWIDLGGITFQPSEASKLALALWMATVLARKGKLLRLWQHVLVPAVPLAGAVIGLVLLGNDLGTAMIIMMITAAALFFAGVPLYLFGFAAVAAAAGTAVMAITSSNRMCRITSWWTGQSCADGIDANYQATNGLYGLASGGWFGVGLGQSRQKYSWIPEAHNDFIFAIIGEELGLVGTVVVLVLFAILGAAIYRVVVAQEDMFHRVLAGTIMVWLLGQATVNMAVVTGLMPVIGVPLPFISYGGSALLMSLCAVGVVLSLAREQMAPALRPKRMLKFGTRKAGKSARPTKTARKRT is encoded by the coding sequence ATGGTCAGCACGCCCACCCGGCCGAACGCGGCAAAGCCGCGCACCGGGAAACCCGCGCCGCGTCCGGCACCCGGGTCCACGGTGTCCAGGCCCACCCTCCCTGCCCGGATCAAGGGCTGGTACCGGGGCTTCTGGTCCGCCCTCGAAGGGAACGGGACATCCCGGAACGGCTCCACCTACTACCTCATCCTGGGCTCCACGCTGGCGCTCACGGCCATCGGCATCATGATGGTGCTCTCGGCATCCAGCGTCGAATCGATCGCGGCCGGCAAGTCACCGTACGGAGATGCCCTCAAGCAGGGCATGTTCGCCGCGATCGGCATTTTCGTGATGTTCGTCCTCTCCAGGATCAACGTGGTGTGGCTCAAGCGGCTGGCATGGCCTGCGGTGGGCGTCGCCCTGATGCTCCTGGTCCTGGTCCAGGTGGTGGGCGACGAGGTCAACGGCAACAAAAACTGGATAGACCTGGGCGGCATCACGTTCCAGCCCTCCGAGGCCTCCAAACTGGCGCTGGCTCTTTGGATGGCCACCGTCCTGGCCAGGAAAGGCAAACTGCTGCGGCTATGGCAGCATGTGCTCGTCCCGGCCGTGCCGCTTGCGGGTGCCGTCATCGGCCTGGTCCTGCTGGGCAATGACCTCGGCACCGCCATGATCATCATGATGATCACGGCCGCGGCCTTGTTTTTTGCCGGCGTGCCGCTCTACCTCTTTGGCTTTGCAGCCGTGGCCGCCGCTGCCGGGACCGCCGTTATGGCCATCACCAGTTCCAACCGCATGTGCCGGATCACCTCCTGGTGGACCGGCCAGTCCTGTGCGGACGGCATCGATGCCAACTACCAGGCCACCAACGGTCTCTACGGGCTGGCCTCCGGCGGCTGGTTTGGCGTGGGCCTGGGCCAGAGCCGGCAGAAGTACAGCTGGATTCCCGAAGCCCACAACGACTTCATCTTCGCCATCATCGGCGAGGAACTGGGCCTGGTGGGCACCGTCGTCGTGCTTGTCCTTTTTGCCATCCTCGGCGCCGCCATCTACCGCGTGGTGGTGGCGCAGGAGGACATGTTCCACCGCGTCCTGGCCGGCACCATCATGGTGTGGCTCCTGGGCCAGGCAACCGTCAACATGGCGGTTGTGACCGGCCTGATGCCCGTCATCGGCGTGCCGCTGCCCTTTATTTCGTACGGCGGTTCGGCCCTGCTTATGTCCCTCTGTGCCGTGGGCGTGGTCCTGTCCCTGGCCCGGGAACAGATGGCTCCGGCCCTTCGCCCCAAGAGAATGCTCAAGTTCGGCACCAGGAAGGCCGGGAAATCCGCCCGGCCCACCAAAACGGCAAGAAAGCGCACCTAG
- the murG gene encoding undecaprenyldiphospho-muramoylpentapeptide beta-N-acetylglucosaminyltransferase, producing MTSQNLSIVLAGGGTAGHISPLLAIAAALRTAAPQSRLLAVGTPSGMETRLVPAAGVELATIDRVPFPRKPSLDLLKLPARLAGAVRQSGRILDEASADVLVGVGGYVCTPLYLAARRRGIPIVIHEANTRPGLANRVGSLLTRHVATAFETTRLRHARHVGMPMRTEISGLDRESARGAARKALGLDEHKPTLIVTGGSSGARSINRAMAEAARDLGAAGIQTLHITGRGKTVVAPDGGPLTADGYRQVEYVDGMELVYAAADLLLARSGAATVCEVAAVGVPAVFVPLPIGNGEQALNAAGLVESGGALIVPDKDFTAQWITGHIIPLITDSQRLAGMAASSRRLGIRNADQRMAGLVLEAVSA from the coding sequence ATGACTTCCCAGAACCTGTCCATTGTCCTGGCGGGCGGCGGCACCGCCGGCCACATCAGCCCGCTCCTGGCGATCGCGGCTGCCCTGCGGACCGCCGCGCCGCAGTCCCGGCTGCTTGCCGTGGGCACGCCGTCGGGCATGGAAACGCGCCTGGTCCCGGCGGCCGGCGTGGAGCTCGCCACCATCGACAGGGTACCGTTTCCGCGGAAACCGTCCCTGGACCTGCTGAAGCTGCCCGCCCGGCTGGCCGGTGCAGTGCGCCAGTCCGGCCGGATCCTGGACGAGGCCTCTGCCGACGTCCTGGTTGGCGTGGGCGGTTACGTCTGCACTCCGTTGTACCTCGCTGCCCGCCGACGCGGGATCCCCATTGTGATCCATGAAGCCAACACCAGGCCGGGCCTGGCCAACCGCGTGGGATCGTTACTGACCCGGCATGTTGCCACCGCCTTCGAGACCACCCGGCTGCGGCACGCCCGCCACGTCGGGATGCCGATGCGGACCGAAATCTCGGGCCTGGACCGGGAATCGGCCCGCGGTGCGGCGCGCAAGGCCCTGGGTCTTGATGAACACAAGCCCACCCTGATCGTGACCGGCGGCTCGTCCGGTGCCCGGAGCATCAACCGCGCCATGGCTGAAGCGGCCCGGGACCTGGGCGCGGCCGGGATCCAGACGCTCCACATCACCGGCCGCGGCAAGACAGTGGTGGCGCCCGACGGCGGCCCGCTCACCGCTGACGGCTACCGGCAGGTTGAGTACGTGGACGGGATGGAACTGGTGTACGCCGCCGCCGACCTCCTGCTGGCGCGGTCCGGTGCCGCCACCGTCTGTGAGGTGGCAGCAGTGGGAGTTCCCGCCGTTTTTGTACCGCTGCCCATCGGCAACGGTGAGCAGGCACTGAACGCCGCCGGGCTGGTGGAAAGCGGGGGCGCGCTCATCGTCCCGGATAAGGACTTCACCGCGCAGTGGATAACGGGCCACATCATCCCGTTGATCACCGACTCGCAGCGGCTGGCCGGCATGGCCGCCAGCTCCCGCCGGCTTGGCATCCGAAACGCCGATCAGCGCATGGCTGGTCTTGTCCTGGAAGCGGTATCCGCATGA